The Besnoitia besnoiti strain Bb-Ger1 chromosome Unknown contig00014, whole genome shotgun sequence genome contains a region encoding:
- a CDS encoding ubiquinone/menaquinone biosynthesis methyltransferase subfamily protein (encoded by transcript BESB_026650) — protein MGACDGPCARFRRGVLANGWGRLHLASRAVISTALPTSASDTRRSAGVSRRQTAALPHGQALVHLGRTSILPSALPQVMLRSRYTPLGCKSSLPSHLSTGHAYFSHTSKSAHLSSDEDEGQTAQDTTTVSFGARQVPKAQKQHLVASVFSSVAERYDLMNDLMSGGLHRCWKDAFVDLVQFPTLQPCSASGTASPKGDATPPRRFRILDLAGGTGDIAFRFVERAEAQWSQQQAIERRRQTFSAAARREPREATSVPSTEVSTSGQTAQPSFSGIDVTVCDINADMLRVGQQRAVERGLQVWPIVRSHQEVEAQLAKQRAQEEFDGRRVGGFDGKGSDRGRVVGSRAACSQGEACPLHLQWVCGNGEQLPFADESFDVLTIAFGIRNFTDIKKGLAESARVLRPGGRFLCLEFSRVQNPTLAAMYDLYSFNALPLMGSLVAGDRDAYQYLVESIRKFPPQEEFAAMIADAGFQHVAFSNLTFGTVAIHSGFKLGGA, from the coding sequence ATGGGTGCATGCGACGGGCCATGTGCGCGCTTTCGGCGGGGAGTCCTGGCGAATGGCTGGGGACGGTTGCATCTGGCGTCGCGTGCCGTCATCTCTACAGCACTACCGACGTCCGCGAGCGACACCAGGCGATCCGCTGGAGTCTCGCGAAGGCAGACTGCTGCTCTTCCGCATGGTCAGGCTCTAGTTCACCTCGGTCGCACCTCCATTCTCCCGTCGGCGTTGCCACAGGTTATGCTCCGGAGTCGCTACACGCCGCTGGGGTGCAAgtcctcgcttccttctcacCTTTCCACAGGCCACGCGTACTTTTCCCATACAAGCAAGTCGGCGCATCTAAGCTCAGATGAAGACGAAGGCCAGACAGCGCAAGACACAACAACGGTGTCCTTCGGTGCCCGTCAGGTtccgaaggcgcagaagcagcacCTGGTGGCGTCTGTTTTTTCGTCTGTGGCTGAACGCTATGACTTAATGAATGATTTGATGAGTGGGGGTTTGCACCGTTGCTGGAAGGACGCATTTGTGGATCTTGTTCAGTTTCCCACACTGCAGCCGTGCTCCGCGTCCGGCACCGCGTCTCCCAAGGGAGACGCaacgccgccacgccgctTTCGAATTCTTGATTTAGCAGGTGGAACAGGCGACATTGCGTTTCGCTTCGTGGAGAGAGCCGAGGCGCAGTGGAGTCAGCAACAAGCTATtgagcggaggcgccagacGTTTTCTGCTGCCGCTCGGAGGGagccgcgggaggcgacaAGCGTGCCGTCTACTGAGGTATCCACGAGCGGTCAAACCGCTCAACCTTCTTTCTCCGGTATCGACGTGACGGTGTGCGATATCAACGCGGACATGCTGCGTGTAGGTCAGCAAAGAGCTGTcgagcgcggcctgcaggtTTGGCCGATTGTCCGTTCTCACCAGgaggtggaggcgcagctcgcaAAGCAGCGTGCTCAAGAGGAGTTCGACGGGCGCAGAGTAGGGGGCTTTGACGGCAAAGGCAGTGACCGCGGGCGAGTGGTGGGCAgtcgcgcggcctgctccCAGGGTGAGGCTTGCCCCTTACATCTGCAGTGGGTCTGTGGAAACGGAGAGCAACTCCCCTTTGCTGACGAAAGTTTCGACGTCCTCACGATTGCTTTCGGTATCCGGAACTTCACAGATATCAAGAAGGGCCTCGCAGAATCCGCGCGGGTACTCCGTCCAGGCGGCAGATTTTTGTGTCTAGAGTTCAGTCGGGTGCAGAATCCCACGCTTGCTGCGATGTATGATCTCTACTCGTTCAACGCACTGCCGCTGATGGGAAGTCTCGTTGCAGGCGACCGCGATGCCTACCAGTACTTAGTGGAAAGCATCCGGAAATTCCCGCCTCAAGAGGAGTTCGCGGCCATGATAGCCGACGCAGGCTTCCAACACGTTGCCTTCTCGAATCTCACCTTTGGCACTGTTGCCATACATTCCGGTTTCAAGCTTGGAGGGGCATGA
- a CDS encoding uncharacterized protein (encoded by transcript BESB_026640), producing MERARLRRVPFRAMARTASPDIRPGDEGQAPIDAASLAADSRPLPSSDHRSKRRGQLRKSAAATAEGANGRAALLVAMLVAASAAVYRFMLCRATLAVERGAQGTSSGVGPQSRRRLAAGNGEDGGEDGDADSACRQLAAIEAAALRDVLVDAYVDHLRANYVGSGMGELEATMRAVEEATVVSDDALKETRAWVVALGNSEELSRKIQEELVMPADAEMRALTGDQLEVGETFLSAPFSPESGGPSRGYYETRQAGWLSSGLSPLDLDSVNPPADSEWGKAISDRLEKNISREAQRLAVIHMGQHTRSARDKVARSWFPTDKELEKSIRKLLISSGAEAFEAVVAAQLLASPALRLFAKGLEKQEQSALWGVTAAQEVTMLSEKENWSHEEFERKLKERLGTPPPPSWDVGPSDELLVWIGQTVLGAQVAEAEETEAPSRATAPDGPDATPSRASPDESSEGTQGLRDPQMPAQAATADRQESASVVSQGMEQAFTRAELNALEVLMPDLRAVVQQALSTVEEAPTAEETADQIKVVVFYTVGEREFIRAHERQVKITARHPLAEEQ from the coding sequence ATGGAGCGCGCACGACTGCGGCGGGTGCCGTTTCGCGCTATGGCAAGAACGGCTTCGCCAGACATCCGCCCGGGAGACGAAGGCCAAGCGCCGATCGACGCCGCGTCTCTTGCTGCAGACAGCAGACCCCTCCCCTCGTCGGACCATCGCTCcaagaggcgagggcagctgcggaagtccgccgcagcgaccgcagagGGGGCGAATGGTCGGGCTGCGTTGCTGGTCGCGATGCTCgtggccgcctccgcggctgtgTACCGATTCATGCTGTGCCGAGCGACTTTAGCGGTagagcgaggcgcacaaggcaccagcagcggcgtcggCCCTCAGTcccgccgacgcctcgccgcggggaatggagaggacggaggcgaggacggcgatGCTGACAGTGCATGTCGTCAACTGGCAGCGATCGAAGCTGCAGCATTGAGAGATGTTTTGGTAGACGCCTACGTAGATCATCTTCGCGCGAACTATGTTGGCAGCGGGATGGGTGAATTGGAGGCGACAATGCGGGCCGTAGAGGAGGCGACAGTAGTTTCCGACGACGCACTGAAGGAAACGAGGGCTTGGGTAGTCGCTTTGGGAAATTCAGAAGAGTTATCGCGCAAGATCCAAGAAGAATTGGTGATGCCTGCCGACGCCGAGATGCGAGCACTTACTGGGGACCAACTGGAGGTCGGAGAGACGTTTCTGTCCGCCCCCTTCAGCCCCGAATCGGGCGGACCGAGTCGCGGATACTATGAGACTCGGCAGGCAGGATGGCTGTCCTCTGGCTTGAGCCCCCTGGACCTGGACAGCGTTAACCCGCCTGCGGACAGCGAGTGGGGGAAAGCAATATCTGACCGTCTAGAGAAGAACATCTCGCGCGAAGCACAGCGCCTGGCGGTGATTCACATGGGACAGCACACGAGGAGTGCGAGAGACAAGGTTGCTCGCTCCTGGTTTCCCACCGATAAAGAGCTCGAGAAATCAATCAGGAAACTCCTTATCAGTTCTGGAGCTGAAGCTTTCGAAGCTGTTGTTGCTGCACAGCTgctcgcgtctcctgcgctgCGACTCTTCGCGAAAGGCCTCGAAAAGCAGGAACAGAGCGCCCTCTGGGGAGTCACCGCCGCTCAGGAGGTCACCATGCTGTCGGAGAAGGAAAACTGGTCGCACGAGGAGTTTGAGCGCAAACTCAAAGAACGTCTTGGTACCCCCCCTCCACCGTCGTGGGACGTCGGTCCATCGGACGAATTGCTTGTTTGGATTGGACAAACCGTTCTGGGAGCCCAAGtggcggaagcggaggaaaccGAAGCCCCTTCGCGCGCCACTGCCCCCGACGGGCCGGACGCCACACCAAGCAGGGCAAGTCCCGACGAGTCTTCAGAGGGAACACAGGGCCTGCGAGACCCGCAGATGCCAGCGCAAGCTGCGACGGCAGACCGCCAGGAGAGCGCCTCAGTTGTTTCCCAAGGAATGGAGCAAGCTTTCACGCGTGCTGAACTCAACGCACTGGAGGTGCTGATGCCCGATCTGCGGGCAGTCGTCCAACAGGCGCTGTCTACCGTAGAGGAAGCCCCGACCGCTGAGGAGACGGCCGATCAAATAAAGGTGGTCGTCTTTTATACAGTTGGAGAGAGGGAGTTTATACGTGCTCACGAGAGGCAGGTGAAAATCACGGCTCGGCATCCATTGGCAGAGGAGCAGTGA